A genome region from Littorina saxatilis isolate snail1 linkage group LG16, US_GU_Lsax_2.0, whole genome shotgun sequence includes the following:
- the LOC138950979 gene encoding transmembrane protein 267-like: MATLMEVFVTQPSASQTAMWNVIVVFTCCLGDWLCQAVSGRDLLWRALADSGTHGAVGAVSWAVVVLPGRSVAEWTQCLLCGLAASLIDLDHFVQAGSLQLKDAVTLQQRPPFHSTTLVLLVTGVLWVVSLVMHVTQLRKVALLCCVAWLTHHLRDASRRGLWFPPLGSSPPLPYAVYVVSTVAVAVAARCVYVWCVAVPSVHTAVSDPKSLSAVLVQ; the protein is encoded by the exons ATGGCGACACTCATGGAAGTCTTTGTCACCCAGCCCTCAGCAAGCCAAACAGCCATGTGGAACGTTATAGTGGTGTTCACCTGTTGCCTGGGAGACTGGCTGTGCCAGGCGGTGTCAGGGAGGGACCTGTTGTGGCGAGCGCTGGCGGACAGCGGGACTCACGGGGCAGTGGGGGCGGTGTCATGGGCGGTGGTGGTGCTGCCGGGGCGGTCAGTGGCGGAGTGGACGCAGTGCTTGCTGTGTGGACTGGCCGCCAGTCTCATTGACCTGGATCACTTTGTGCAAGCCGGCTCTCTACAGCTCAAG GATGCAGTGACACTACAGCAGCGCCCTCCCTTCCATTCCACCACCCTGGTGCTGCTGGTGACTGGCGTACTGTGGGTCGTCTCCCTTGTTATGCACGTCACACAGCTGAGGAAGGTGGCGCTGCTGTGCTGCGTGGCCTGGCTAACCCACCACCTGCGAGACGCATCGCGCCGAGGTCTCTGGTTCCCTCCCTTAGGGAGTAGTCCCCCCTTGCCCTACGCTGTGTACGTGGTGTCCACGGTGGCTGTGGCGGTGGCGGCACGGTGTGTGTACGTCTGGTGTGTCGCCGTGCCCTCTGTCCACACAGCGGTGTCCGACCCCAAGTCATTGTCTGCTGTCCTGGTGCAGTGA